The sequence TGATGGCTTTACATATCTCGATCCCGCACAATTTCATGAATACTTTGCTGCGGACTTGCCTGCACAGCAGGCCGAGTTCATGGCACATTCGCAGGTCCTCAACTTTGCTGAGAACTTTAAGGCCGTCATCAAAACAGCTGCATGGCGCAGCAAGCCGAGTTGGATGATCGTAGCGACCAAGGATAGGACGATCAATCCCGAGTTGGAGCGATGGTATGCTGCGCGCGCCAAGAGTCACACCACAGAGATTGTAGGTGCGAGCCACTCGGTATACGCCTCGCGTCCGAAGGAAGTTGCGGCGGTCATCGAAGAAGCTGCAGCGCACGCACAGTAGCCATCCGACTTTAGACTCCTGCTTTGGCGCGGTACCGGATCGTAACTCTCGGTACTGTGCCGAGCACCAACCCGTAGCTTAAGGCGAGAGAAGACGTCTCAGCGCTCGAATCGCGAAGGAGATTATTTCGTATGTGGACGACACGGCCCAACACGTCAAAGGCGGCAATTCATTGTGCCGTTCTGCTTTGTCTCTCCGCTCAACCTTGCCTCCAAGCACAACAGTCGGGAACTTCCAACGACGGTGTCACTCTTCCAACACTTCCCGAGGTGCATGGACCCTTTGTTCTATATGCGGTGAACGATCCGACGAGTGGGAAGGGAGCATTTTCCTTTGAAGGTCACAACATTCCTCCAGTCATCCGGGTGGAGCCAGGCGGGAACATCCGCGTGGAGTACGTCAATCAGATGTCAACGAAATCCACGGAGTTATGTGTCGACGGCCCCTGCATGAACATGACAAACCTGCATTTCCATGGGCTTCACGTCTCGCCGCATTCTCCTCAAGACGATGTTCTTTCAATGATGGCCATGCCTGGTCAATCGCTGCACTACATGGTCGACATCCCCCAGAATCAACCTCCCGGGTTGTATTGGTATCATACCCATCCCCATGGGGAGAGCTATCAGCAGGATCTCGATGGGATGTCAGGAGCCATTGTCATTGATGGCATCGACCGATATGCCCCTGAGGTGCGCTCGATGAGGGAGCGCATTCTCATCCTTCGTGATGCGGAATTGCGCGAGAACGACGCAACGTCTTCCTATCTGAAGGAGCGGGTACAACTCTCTCCGACAGCCTGTGGCGCGGCCGCTGGCGACCCCCAACGGATCTTCACTGTGAATGGTGTGGTCCGACCGCAGATAGGCATTGGACCCGGAGAGAAACAGTTCTGGCGTATCGTCAACGCATCTCCCGACTTCTATGCCGACCTGGAGATCGACTCAGAACAATTGACGGTAGTAGCGCTGGATGGAATGCCGCTCGGCTATCACGACCCCAATCGCCGAACTGAGTCATTGCGGCATGTTCTAGTCGCGCCGGCGGGACGCGTTGAAGCGATTGTTACCGGACCGAAGCCAGGCGTGCACGCTTCGCTCAGGACACGTTGCGTCGACACAGGGAGCGATGGTGACCCAAATCCTGCGATGGTCGTCGCAGATCTCAGCGCAACGGACGCAACAACAGATCAGTTTCCCTCGGTAACTCCCCATACAAGCAAGGCTGTGTATAAGACGCTTTCTCCTACCCTAGTGCGGACGCTGGAGAGCAGCACGCCCGAGTTCATCGTGACGTTCTCCGAAGATGTGCATGGTTTCTACGTGAACGATAAGAGGTACTCGCCGAGCGACGGACCCTTGCTCACTGTGAAGGTTGGGCATTACGTACATTGGCGTGTCGTCAATCACTCCCATGAAATTCACCCGTTTCATATCCATCAGGTGCATTTTCTCGTTTTCCAAGAGGACGGTAAGAAGACGGCACAGCCTGAGTGGCTAGACACAGTAAACGTCACGCCGGAGGGCTCTGTTGATCTGATTATGGATTTTACCGATCCGCTTATCCGCGGGATGTCTGTCTTTCATTGCCACTTGTTGAAACACGAAGACAAGGGAATGATGGCCAAGATTCTCTTTCAATAATTTGATTTACTAAACCGGCTTTCGGCATATACATGCAATACGGAGATCGCTCATGAAACAGACCTCGTTTTGTAAGCTAATATTGCCAGCCCTGGGGATTGCACTGATGATCTTCGTTGGCTTGCAGTTTATGCGGCCAAAGCTAAGTAATCCTCCAGTAACAGCTGAGATCGTGGCACCACCCGAGGTTAAAGCGATCTTTAAGCACTCGTGCTATAGCTGCCACTCGAACGAAACAAGACTGCTGTGGTTCGATCAAATGGTGCCGGCCTACTGGATTGTTTCCAGCGATGTCCAACGCGCACGTGCGCATCTGAACTTCTCCGAGATTGCGGCACTCCCGGAAGAACAGCAGCGATTAGCTCTATTCGATGCCTTTAATCAAATTCGACTTGGCGCGATGCCACTTCCTTCCTATCGAATGGTGCATCCGAACTCCACGGTCACTCCTGAGCAACTGGACATTCTGCGCAAATACTCGACGACTCTATCAGAGGATCCTCAAATAGCCACGTCATCTCAAGTTGATGCAGCGGAGCGCGAATATGTTCGTTGGGTAGATGGAAGTGAAGCCATTCACACCGTACAAAGTACACCTGACGGCATTCCATTCCATCCCGAATACAAGACGTGGAAGCAGATTGGCAGCACCGAACGCGTCGAGAATCACACCATACGTGTTGTTCTGGGCAACGATCTTGCGGTAAGGGCGATCGCTGACAACCATATCAATCCGTGGCCGGATGGAGCCATGATCGGAAAGGTCACCTGGCATGAAAAGCGGGACCAAACCGGAATGATCGGGCCCGGACAGTTCGTCCAAGTGGAGCTCATGATTCGCGACAGTAAAAGGTATCAAACTACGGCAGGTTGGGGCTGGGGAAGATGGATCGGTACCGATCTGAAGCCCGATGGGCATACGGCGGACTTCGCAAGCACTCACTGCGTTGACTGTCATCACGCGGTCAGACGCAATGACTATGTCTTTACGATGCCGATAAATGCACGGCAAGGAGGTGCGAAGTGACTACCGTTCGCTTACTTGGGGCGATCATGTTGATATTCTTGACTGCATGCTCGCAGCCAAGTGCTCGTATACAAACCAGACTCAATCGTGACGCCGAGTTATCGGGAGAGCTTCCATACAACCCTCTCACCTGGGAAGTCATATCATCCACCCTCAACCCCGTTGACCATACATTGGCAACCATCTCCGGCAATGAGCAGGCTATCGCATATGCGCGGCATCATGCTTCGAGTGACTATCCGGCAGGATCCGTTCTAGCCGTCGTCACTTGGGGTCAGCAGGATGACCCTCGATGGTTCGGTGGAAAGATACCCGGAGGTGTCCGATCCGTTGAGTTCCTAGAAGTGCAAACAGCTGCTGATAGTGGGCATAATTACTTATACTCCTTGTATAGCGGCACACCGTTGAGAAAGTCGGTCTCTATTGCGGAGAAAGCACCCACAACCCGTGCGTCTTACCTTTTGGCGCAGAAAGCGGCAATAATGCCGTAAAGCGTGTAGGAAGTCGTTGACAGCAATCTTCTACAGATTCGTGAAAACTATCGTTCGAGCAACGGTCACAAAGAATGTTCGTCACCTAAGCGGGGCTGTTTACCCGGCCCATGGTGACGCGCGATGTTCTATTGATTCGGCCTAACTCTGTCAGAGCGAAGGATCTGAAGTTCTCGACGATGGGTCGTCGGTTTCTCTTACTTACGGCGAGGCCGATCTCTGACAGCGGTATCACGTCGGCAATCTCACAAGCAGCAACGGCCGCGCCACTATGCTTGACCGCGGACGCTGGCAATATAGAAATGCCCATTCCGGAAGCGACCAATGAGATCAGCGTCTGCATCTGTCCTGTAGTGTGACGGACGTTGGGAACAACACCGGCATCACGCATCATTCCAAAGATCAGGTCATGGCAATCAGGAGCAGCTGTTCGTTCGAGCATTACGAATTCCTCAGCAGCTACCTCACGTACTTGCACGTTCTCTTTGCCTGCCAGCCAATGGGATGCGGGTACCACGAACACAAATGGTTCACGATGAATTGGATCGACTTCAAGATCGCAATGCTCTCCAATTGGCAGGCGAATAAATCCAACGTCCAGCGAACCTGCGTCCAGCATCTGAATCTGACTCAGCGTGTGGATATTGTGGAGAGAGAACTCTGCCTCTGGATTCGAATCCCCGAAGTGGCGAATGAGATTGGGCATGATTTCGTTACCGGCAGTTGGGATGAGGCCTACTCGCAGCCAACCGACTTTGCGGTTCTCTGCTAAGCGCGCGCGACGTACGGCCTGCTCAACCTGCGCTATCGCAGCGATGGCATGCTCGCGAAAAGCCAAACCAGCAGCGGTAACTTTTGTTCCCCGTCGGTTTCGCTCTAAGAGTTTGACGCCGACCTCCTCTTCAAGTGCTTGAATTTGGAGGGTCAGAGCAGGTTGACTGAGATGAATTAGAGTTGCCGAGCGGCCGAAGTGCAGGGTCTCAGCAATCGAGAGAAAGGATTTGATCTGTTGGAGTAACATCTCCTTAGACGCTCCTCCAAGCCGAACCGTCCGCCCAGGCGCCGTGGACGAGAACGATAGTTTTCGCTTCGGAATGCTGTAGCGGTACGTTTGGTGTGCTCGACACGACGGCAGCACACAACTTTGTGGTAAATACGGCGAATTGATTGAACATACTGAACTCCTGTTCCCTGTTCCGTTGAGTTCTGCGGTGCGTATCAAAGACTAAGAACCGTCACGGCCGGTGAGGCTCTCCTCTATCTAACCCACCTCTTCAAGCAAACCTCGGCTGACTTGGCTTGAGACATTTCGGTGAGCCCTTAATACTCGGCTCTTCAGCGCGGGGACAGTGATACCCAACTCATCGGCTGCTCCCCGAACTGCCTCACAACACTTGAAGGCAGTGCCGGCTGTGGCCAAACCGAGCGGCATAAGCGAACTTCACTGACTTCGCAACGCATCCGAGCAGCGGTACTACGTCACCGGAAAGACCTTTATGGAAACGGCTACCGTCTAGTCGGATGATGTAGGCGATACGACGATCAAATCTTCTAAATCTGGTGATCTGTTCTTCGTAAGACTGAGCGTGAACACCGCCCCTTTTGGATTCGATTCCTCAAGGCAGACGCTGCCACCGTGTTCTTCAGCGATTCGACGAGCCAGGGTGAGTCCAAGGCCTGTGCCGTTGGGTTTTCCCGCAGTCACGAACGGATCGAACAACGTACTTCGGACAGAAGCAGGTATACCGGGACCGTTGTCCAGAATTGTGACGTAAATTCGATCATCGACTTCGGCAAGGCAGATATTGACCTCAGGCACGTCTGTTGAACTTGTAGCGGCCTGGCAGGCATTGAGTAGCAAGTTAAAGATGGCGCTCTGAAGATTCAGCGCATCGATGTCTGCTTCTGCCGACGGTAGTCTCCCGACTGTTATGGATACATCCCGCCCGTCTGGATGAAACTTCACTGCCGCGACGGCTTTTTCAACTACCAGAGAGACACACGTACGGACACGAGGATTATTCCGTCCGGTACAGCCAAATTGCAGTAGTGAATCAAGGAGCTCCGTCATCGTGAGCACTGCTTTCTGAATTTCGAGTACCAGATCAGCCCGCTCGCGGATACACATGTCGTGACGCTCGAGAAATTCTGCGTTCGCATAGATCGCCGTGAGCGAGTGACGCATATCATGGGATAGAGAGCATACCATTCTGCCGATTGCTGACATCCTTTCGGTCTCTGTTAGTCGGCTTTGTGCGCATCGCGTTCGTTCATTTTGCAAATCCAGACCAACGCCTTGATCAAACAAGAAGATATCGGCGCGGCCTGAACCCCTTGGTTTCCTAAGTTGTGGTCTCACGGTTCCCTCTATGGTCTGGAGACATCGAACAATTAGAGCCTGCAACTTCCATTGTGGTTTCCGGCTCGCGCGGCATACGTAGCCACACTCTTCACTTGGCTGCTACTTCTTCGTTTAAGGAGGCGTTCACGGCTGTTGAAAAACAGTCAGCGTTCTCGGACCAATTTCACAACGCAGGCACAAAACGCTTCCTGTAAGGTGTCTTCAGCATCCGCAAAGTCGCGTGTAATCCGTAGAACCGTTTGAAGAATCTGCTTTGAATGCTGGCGGCACAACTCTGCATATGCCTGGTGATCTCTGTCTTTGGCAGCGGCAACCAAGTACATATCGCTGATGTCAGTTGTGATTTCAATAGGTGGCTCTTCTGCAGCGTAAGTCAGCATGTGCATAGTGTTGGCTCCGATACGCTTATGTCAAAGCCGAAGAAGTTGATATGCCCATCGACGGCGTTCTACGTTTAGTTGAGTGCGCAGATTAGGACTACTGTTCTATGCCTTCGGGTGACCAGGTGGGACTTGCGCCCACTGTTGACAAGCGCGTTTCACGGCGTACAAAACGGTAGTCCTAGGTTGACTGTGCTGTGCTCCGGTAGTTTCGGCACCAATAAGGGATTCGGAGCTTTAGGGCCATTCTGACAAGATCAGCTACGGATTCGGCTTCCATCTTTCGCATGACTTGGCCCCGATGGACTTGCAGAGTGATCGTTGAGATGCCGAGAATGGCGGCTGCTTGTTTATTCAGCAGGCCTCCGACGATTAGCGGGACGACGTCCCGCTCCCTTGGCGATAGAAGCGAGTAGCGATATTGGAGCTTCTCCACTTCGGCCTTTTTCAGCCGCAGCTTTCGGTTCTGAGCCAAGGCTTCGCGGACTGCTTCGACAACCACTGCTAGGTCCACAGGCTTCGTAAGAACCTCAATCGCCCCCATCTTCATGGCGCGCACGGCAGCGCGTATATCGGGATTACCTGACATGAATATGATTGGAGGGCCCATCTCCCAGCAAATTCGATGATGCCGGCTAGTGCGACTGTCATCTGACAACCGCAGATCGACAATCAGGCAGCCGGCCTCTCCCGGCTTTCCGTTTGCAAAACAATCTGCGGACGAATCGAAACAGATAACTTCCATATCGTGCGAGGCCAACAATTGTGAGAGTGTTTTGCGAAATGGTAAATCCTCATCAATGACATAGATTTTCTCCGTTAATTGGACGGCGAGGTATCCATTAGAAGGAAGTGAGGGCTTGCGACGCGGGTTTGGATGCACAGTCGGAATCGCATTGAAGTTATGGCGGATAGTTTCCACGGAACACCAACTCTCAGTGGGATCTAGAACATCATGTCTCCGCGGCGGAACTCACGTTTCGTGCTGAGAACCAGCCGTTGTATCCAGAACATACAATGACCCGTGAGCCCTGCACACCCTAATATGCTGAGTTAGCCTACTGTATTTATCTGCAGGATCAAACGGCAATCCTCACTGTCAAGTTTCGGTGAGTTTTCTGGAGGATCGGGAAACTCAAAGCGACAGGATGTGCCCCAGACGCCATCATCAGGTGCTTCCCCATGTGGCCTGATCGCAAGGTTAATCGCTTTTGCGGCAATCGGGATGATGACTTGGACCTTTGGGAATTTGCGATCGTGCCCTAGACTTCGAAATTCATTTGCATAGCGGCAGACACTCTAACCCAGCGTTCGGACCGGGAAGGTAGTGTCCGCGATTTTGTATAAACTCCGTTCCGCTTGTAATTGCCCGACGGTCGGGACGAGTTCCTGAGCGCCTCGGAAAGTATGTCTCTTCTTCTTCATTGACGGCCAGTCGACAACAAATCTGCCTAGAGCCTCTACAAATGCGTAAATCACCTATTTTCGGTCGCACAAAAGCGGCACACCGGTTGCAAGTGAAGATGGCAGGAGGAACCAGCAACAGTTAAAATAAAAGTTTGGGCGCACAAATGGCCGCTGATCCACCAATTCGCATCCTCAGTGTTGAAGACCATCCGGTGTTTAGCGAGGGGCTGTTCACAATCATCCGTTCGCAGCCCGACATGACACTCGTTGGACAAGCTACCACTGCGTCGGAAGCCATTGCGGAATTTCGCCTGCACTCCCCAGATATCACTTTGATGGATATTCGCCTCTCAGGTGGTGACGGCATCGAAGCCATGATCGCACTTCGTGGACAGTTCCCCCATGCTCGAATCATCATCCTTACCAATTCCGACAGCCAGGGCGACATCCAGCGCTCCTTGCGTGAGGGGGCTGCGGCGTACGTGCTGAAGTGCATGTCCAAGAATGAGCTGCTGCACATAATTCGGTCGGTTCATGCCGGCAAGCGGCACATTCCGTCAGAGGTGGCCATCAAGCTCGTTGAAAATCTGGATAGGGACAATTTAACCGTGCGAGAACTCGAAGTGCTGCACCTGATTCGCGATGGCTTTCGCAACAAGCAAATTGCGGATCGACTTTCTATTGCCGAATCGACGGTTAACTTTCATATCAAGAACCTCGTGGACAAGCTGGGAGCCAACGATCGGACCCACGCGGTGACGATTGCAATTCGTCGCGGACTGCTTTCTGTTTAGAAACCTGCAGAAAACTGCAGGGTAAAAACCAGTAGTTTTCGGGGTTCGGCGGAGGTCGGAGGCAGGGTAATCTAGAGCGTGCCAAGCTAGGATGATTCGCTTCGAGGTCGCGAGAGACCATGGGCCAATGTTCGCGCTTCTTATCTTCAGTTCAAATGCCGTCTAGAACTATGTGTGCGCCGGAGCTCCGAGTGATGCACACTTCGCGGTCCAGCAAGTTCATCCTGATTCAGGTCCTCTGCCTACTTTCGCCCTTCATTCTTTGCCCAGATTTTTCGTACGCCCTCGATCCCGCCAAGAAGATCTCTCAGTTCGGACACACAGCCTGGCGGCTTCAGGATGGCTACTTCAGCGGCACGCTTTATGCCGTAACGCAATCAACGGACGGATATCTCTGGTTCGGAACCGAAAACGGTTTGTGGCGTTTCGATGGGGTACGTTTCGTGCGGTGGAGTCCGCCGGCCGGAAAGTTGACGCTGACGACCGCTGTTTTCTCGCTGCTTGGTTCACGGGACGGCAGCTTGTGGATCGGAACGCCCGCGGGATTGATTCGGTGGAAAGATCAGGAATGGACTACTTACTCCGAAGCACCAGGAGTCGTCCGGGCAATTTTGGAGAGATCGAATGGAGAGATATGGTTTACTCGGGATGAGGTTTTCGAGCCTCAGGCAGGCATCTGCAGGGTAATTAGTAAGCAAACCCAATGTTACGGAAAACACGATGCATTCCCGTTCGCATCCCCCGAATCACTGGCAGAGGATCTGTCCGGAAACCTTTGGATCGGAACGGCGCAAGGAGTGGTTTGTTGGAAACCAGGCTCTTCAATCCCATACTTTCCGATAGGGCTTAAGGACAATCATGCCGAGGGCGTTACCTCGATAGTCCATGCTCCAGACGGTGTCTCATGGGTAGCAATGGCTGCGTCAGGGCATGGTCTCGGTTTACAGCAACTGATCCATGGATCGTGGAAGCCGTTCATCACGCCGCAGCTAGATGGCGAAACGTTGCAGGTCAGTGCATTGCTCCTAGATAGGCAGAAAAGCCTTTGGGTTGGGACATCGGAAAGAGGTCTCTTTCGGATTCATGGACGCCAGGTGGACCACTTTGGCAAATCGGATGGCCTCTCAAGTGACGACGTGGTGCCGGCGGGCCTATTCGAAGATCGGGAAGGCAATATCTGGGTTGTAACGCCACTGGGGCTTGAGTATTTCCACGAGATGCGCGTGACTACCTTCTCCAGCCGTGAAGGATTGTCAAGTGATGAGGTGGATGCGGTTCTGGCTTCTCGCGACGGAACGGTGTGGATGGGTGGGCCGAGGGCGTTGGTTTCGCTTCTTCACGGAAGCGCTTTCTCCGTTCGGCGGCGACGAAACTTGCGATGGAATCAGGTGACCGCCCTCCTCGAAGACCACTCAGGCCGGCTGTGGGTTGGAGTCGATAGTTCCTTGCTGGTTTTTCAGAGTGGAAACTTCCGGCAAGTCAGAAAACGCGATCGAAGGCCTGTTGGTTTTGTTGTCGGGATGACCGAAGACACCGAAGGAAACATTTGGGCGGAGACGATCGGACCGCCGAGAACCCTGCTTCGGGTTCGAGATTTCCAAGTGCAGGAGCAATTCCCAGCACCGACAATGCCTGCTGCTCGAAAGCTTGCCGCCGATCCGGACGCCGGTATCTGGTTAGGTTTGATCAGCGGTGATCTCGCACGTTATGCGCACGGCAAGCTGGATACATTCCCGTTCAAACAAAGCATTTCGCCAGACGTGTCTTCATTCGTCAAAGATCTTCTGGTGAAGTCTGATGGAACCATCATGGGGGCAACTGCTTTTGGGGTAATAGCGTGGAAAGATGGCAAGCAGCAAGAGCTTACCGTACGCAATGGCCTTCCATGTGACTATATCCATACACTTATCGCGGACAATCGGGATGCTCTTTGGCTTTATGGACAATGTGGGTTGCTGAAGATAGCCAACTCGGAACTTCAAAGGTGGTTGAAGCAACCTGACACCGTTGTAAACGTGAAGGTGTTTGATGCTTTCGATGGAGCTCAACCGGGACCTGTTCCATTTAACGGAGCCGCGAAATCGCCGGACGGAAGGCTCTGGTTTGCCAATGGCTCTTCGCTGCAAATGATTGATCCGGATCACGTCGCGCAGAATTCCCTGCCGCCGCCTGTACACATCGAAGAAATTGTTGCCGATCATCAGCGATACTCGATTGCAAATGTCTCTTTGCCCCCTTTCACGCGGGATATAGAAATCGCGTACACCGCGCTAAGCTTTACAACACCGCAAAAGGTTAGATTTCGTTACAAGCTTGAAGGGCACGATTCGGGTTGGCAGGATGCCGGCACGCGGCGGCAGGCTTTCTATAGCGATCTGCCGCCCGGCGACTATCGCTTTCGCGTTATGGCTTGTAACAATGATGGCTTCTGGAATGAGGCCGGAGCCGCTGTTGACTTCCGCCTCCTGCCCGCCTGGTTTCAGACCCGCTGGTTCCGAAGCTCTGCTGCCATCGCCGCCATCCTCTTCATTTGGATCATTCATCGCATTCGAGTGCAGCAGGTTACTCTGGCCGCCAGCATAAGATCAGACGAGCGCCTCGCCGAGCGGACCCGGATGGCACGAGAGTTGCATGACACCTTTATCCAGACCCTCCAGGGAAGCAAAATGGTCGTGGATGATGCTTTAGAAAAACCGTCCGATCCGGAAAGCATGCATCACGCACTGAGTCGCTTGGCGGTCTGGCTTGATCTGGCGACACAGGAAGCACGGGCGGCGCTCAATTCTCTGCGCGAATCTACAAGCGAGCGCATTAGCCTTCGGGATGCATTTCAGCACATTGTTGACGGCGATACTATTCCCAGCTCAATGGCCGCATCTCTCTCGGTTGTGGGCGATGTTCGGAAAATACATCCCATCGTTCGCGATGAAGTTTATCGGGTTGGCTATGAAGCAATTCAAAATGCGTCACGACATTCGCGCGCAACTCGTTTGGATATCGAGTTGCGCTATGGCCGCGACCTGACGCTGCGGGTGAGCGACAACGGAGTCGGCATAGATCCGTTTGTCCTCGAAAAAGGAAGAGAAGGCCACTTCGGGCTAAAAGGAATGCGCGAGCGCTCGGGACGCATTGGTGGAACGCTAACTCTCGTTAGCACTGCCACATCTGGCACAGTAATCACCCTCGTCGTTCCAGAATGGCTTAGAGATCGCTCGTCGCGAAGCCCGCTGACCCGGGCACTTCAGGCACTTCGCGAGGTTTTTGGGAGCCGATCAAATCCTTGACTACGGCCATACTGCGCTCGCTGCGCGGCTCTTCTCTCCGCGCTTCGAAATAGAACATGGCCGCGAAACGAATGACTCACAGACCGTTTGTTTCGATTGCGGCCGTTCTGAAACGCTCCCAGTCAGCTAATAGGCTTCGAAACCGTCTCTCCTGCCCATCTTCGGTTTCTTCCAATCCATGCCGCAAGGATGCTACGGGGGCGGTCAGGCGAAGGCAACAGGTGGTGCGAACCGGCCGCCACCGAATGATCCGCTCCCGCGATCGATCTCCAAAAAGAACACCACTATGTCGTTTGGGTCGATGCCTGCTTCGCCAAGTTTCTCGACCAGAGCGGCAACAAGACCTTTTTTCCTATTGGTGTCAGTACCTGAAGATACCAGCACTTCAATCATCAACATCTGGTCGGTGCGCGGCTTGGGCAGTGCGGGAGAACCTTGCCGATGCCGTTCTTCTCCGCCTCAGCGTGTGCTTTCGCCGCTTCGGCGAGCGGGAGTGTGCGATCGACAGGAATTGTGAACTTTCCGTTTGCGATGTCTTCTGCGAGCAAGCGCATGCTCACTGCGTCAGGATGGGAGCCGAATGCCTCCACATTTGCGGCAGGGTGAAGTTTGGCATTTGGGGGAGGGCCTACGACGGAGGCGTAAATTCCGCCCGGCTTGACTTTCGCCATAAGCGCGTCGCCGACCTCGCCACCAATCGTATCCGCGACGACCTCGACGGAGCCTAGAGAGTTCATCTCCTGGCGGCTATCGAGGGCGAGAAGGGTATCGGCCCCGAGTTCCTCTGCCGCCTTCTTCTGTGAGCCGCGGACGCCGGCGATGACGTGCGCACCGAGTTTCTTCGCGACCCACCTACGATTCCGACTTGAATCTGTTTCTGAGTCATTGCTAAATCTCCCATATTTCAAATTGATGGAATTACCTCAAGGTTCTCCCTCAAGACGATTTGCCAAATGCAGGGCAAGCATATGAACCGGTCACAATAGTTCATCCGACGCGCCTCTCAATGTCGCCCGGATCGAGACCGGCAGCTTTCCGAGTTGGCCGCACGGTGCCAAGCGTATGCGTCATCGAGTGTTTCGCCGAACATCGCTTAACGTGATTGCAGGGAATACAGCGCAAGAACTGCTTAATGAGCAGGACCGCGACCGACACGACGAACAAAGTGACTAGTGCCTCGATCAGACACAAGCCGTACCACAGCTGTTCCACG is a genomic window of Acidicapsa acidisoli containing:
- a CDS encoding multicopper oxidase family protein; the encoded protein is MWTTRPNTSKAAIHCAVLLCLSAQPCLQAQQSGTSNDGVTLPTLPEVHGPFVLYAVNDPTSGKGAFSFEGHNIPPVIRVEPGGNIRVEYVNQMSTKSTELCVDGPCMNMTNLHFHGLHVSPHSPQDDVLSMMAMPGQSLHYMVDIPQNQPPGLYWYHTHPHGESYQQDLDGMSGAIVIDGIDRYAPEVRSMRERILILRDAELRENDATSSYLKERVQLSPTACGAAAGDPQRIFTVNGVVRPQIGIGPGEKQFWRIVNASPDFYADLEIDSEQLTVVALDGMPLGYHDPNRRTESLRHVLVAPAGRVEAIVTGPKPGVHASLRTRCVDTGSDGDPNPAMVVADLSATDATTDQFPSVTPHTSKAVYKTLSPTLVRTLESSTPEFIVTFSEDVHGFYVNDKRYSPSDGPLLTVKVGHYVHWRVVNHSHEIHPFHIHQVHFLVFQEDGKKTAQPEWLDTVNVTPEGSVDLIMDFTDPLIRGMSVFHCHLLKHEDKGMMAKILFQ
- a CDS encoding heme-binding domain-containing protein → MKQTSFCKLILPALGIALMIFVGLQFMRPKLSNPPVTAEIVAPPEVKAIFKHSCYSCHSNETRLLWFDQMVPAYWIVSSDVQRARAHLNFSEIAALPEEQQRLALFDAFNQIRLGAMPLPSYRMVHPNSTVTPEQLDILRKYSTTLSEDPQIATSSQVDAAEREYVRWVDGSEAIHTVQSTPDGIPFHPEYKTWKQIGSTERVENHTIRVVLGNDLAVRAIADNHINPWPDGAMIGKVTWHEKRDQTGMIGPGQFVQVELMIRDSKRYQTTAGWGWGRWIGTDLKPDGHTADFASTHCVDCHHAVRRNDYVFTMPINARQGGAK
- a CDS encoding cytochrome P460 family protein; protein product: MLIFLTACSQPSARIQTRLNRDAELSGELPYNPLTWEVISSTLNPVDHTLATISGNEQAIAYARHHASSDYPAGSVLAVVTWGQQDDPRWFGGKIPGGVRSVEFLEVQTAADSGHNYLYSLYSGTPLRKSVSIAEKAPTTRASYLLAQKAAIMP
- a CDS encoding LysR family transcriptional regulator is translated as MIRTAELNGTGNRSSVCSINSPYLPQSCVLPSCRAHQTYRYSIPKRKLSFSSTAPGRTVRLGGASKEMLLQQIKSFLSIAETLHFGRSATLIHLSQPALTLQIQALEEEVGVKLLERNRRGTKVTAAGLAFREHAIAAIAQVEQAVRRARLAENRKVGWLRVGLIPTAGNEIMPNLIRHFGDSNPEAEFSLHNIHTLSQIQMLDAGSLDVGFIRLPIGEHCDLEVDPIHREPFVFVVPASHWLAGKENVQVREVAAEEFVMLERTAAPDCHDLIFGMMRDAGVVPNVRHTTGQMQTLISLVASGMGISILPASAVKHSGAAVAACEIADVIPLSEIGLAVSKRNRRPIVENFRSFALTELGRINRTSRVTMGRVNSPA
- a CDS encoding sensor histidine kinase; protein product: MSAIGRMVCSLSHDMRHSLTAIYANAEFLERHDMCIRERADLVLEIQKAVLTMTELLDSLLQFGCTGRNNPRVRTCVSLVVEKAVAAVKFHPDGRDVSITVGRLPSAEADIDALNLQSAIFNLLLNACQAATSSTDVPEVNICLAEVDDRIYVTILDNGPGIPASVRSTLFDPFVTAGKPNGTGLGLTLARRIAEEHGGSVCLEESNPKGAVFTLSLTKNRSPDLEDLIVVSPTSSD
- a CDS encoding RNA polymerase sigma factor is translated as MLTYAAEEPPIEITTDISDMYLVAAAKDRDHQAYAELCRQHSKQILQTVLRITRDFADAEDTLQEAFCACVVKLVRER
- a CDS encoding response regulator transcription factor, with product METIRHNFNAIPTVHPNPRRKPSLPSNGYLAVQLTEKIYVIDEDLPFRKTLSQLLASHDMEVICFDSSADCFANGKPGEAGCLIVDLRLSDDSRTSRHHRICWEMGPPIIFMSGNPDIRAAVRAMKMGAIEVLTKPVDLAVVVEAVREALAQNRKLRLKKAEVEKLQYRYSLLSPRERDVVPLIVGGLLNKQAAAILGISTITLQVHRGQVMRKMEAESVADLVRMALKLRIPYWCRNYRSTAQST
- a CDS encoding response regulator transcription factor produces the protein MGAQMAADPPIRILSVEDHPVFSEGLFTIIRSQPDMTLVGQATTASEAIAEFRLHSPDITLMDIRLSGGDGIEAMIALRGQFPHARIIILTNSDSQGDIQRSLREGAAAYVLKCMSKNELLHIIRSVHAGKRHIPSEVAIKLVENLDRDNLTVRELEVLHLIRDGFRNKQIADRLSIAESTVNFHIKNLVDKLGANDRTHAVTIAIRRGLLSV